TCCCAGTGTGTGATGTGTCTCTGTGACACTTGCCTAACAACTAGAGGACGTCTCACAAAATTTATACTTTGTCCTATCCAAATTGAGGACATGAACCCAATTAGGTGGATTCACTTGCCTACAAACCCCATAACTTACCAATGTTGCTTCCAATGGATTTTGCACATTCACTTCCATCCATGTGACTAGTATTTGTCTAGGAGGGGCAGTTAGCACGTATGAAAGATTACAAATGTGGCCCTCTTTATGGTAAGAATAGGAATAACGATATGATGAATGGATTTTGCACATTCACTTCCATCTATGTGACTGTTTGTCTAGGAGGGGCAGTTATCATGCATGAAAGATTCCAAAGGTAGCGCAAAGCTTTATGGTAAAAATAGGAATAATGATATGATGGAAAGAAGACCATGAGGTATGAAAAGAATAGGAACAACAAAAATATGACGCGGGGTAGGAATGACGCCATATGCAGCATATAACATATTTTCATCTATAGCACAAATATTTTGTCAAATTGATCGATAGGCCCATGCATCAACCAGTACCAAGCTATGGTTTTTCCACCTCTATTAAACAATAATCAACAACTAAATTATCCCTAGAATAATACATCCATTTATCAAtttctttctttcaaaaaaTTACATCAGTGATCTTCATATATCACACAATACAATAAAGCAATAGCCAAAAAATATCTATGACACAAAATGAGCAGCACTCCTCTATAAGAAATTAAATTCCTTGTTGAACACTTCTTTTTAACTACATATGTAGAAAATAAAAgtatctatttaaaaaaatacttaatGTAACAAACGAAAATCTCGTTGGAACAAAATATTTGTGTAACAAGGAAAAAACGTGTTACAATTGAAATAAAGCTTCTGTTAAATGAATAATAATCTTTGATGCAACAAAATATTTGCTCACCAAAACACTTAATAAAGTATATTACACAAGAGAGTGGCTAGAGCTGAAGCCATATGGTAGTGACGTCTTCCATTCTTTGTTGATGCAGCGCTAGAGAAAAAAAGTTCACTCTCTTTAGAAACATGCCATGTAGAAAAACAGAAGAAGTTTATCAAGAAAGTAAGCGTAACACCAAATAGAACATGTACCGAAACATGCCATGTAGAAAAAACAGAAGAAGTTTATCAGGAAAGTAAGAAAAGCGTAACGCCAAATAGAACATGCACCGCGTCACTGCTGATGGGCCATGGCCCATAAACAGATAAACAAAACTTCCAATCgcataataataatttatacgGAACACCAACACCAAACCATCAATCGATATAATATCACTACGGTCATATAAAacacataaaataaattatcattCTCAATCAAAACCCCAacctataggaaaaaaaaaacaaagaaaaacaaactCTGAAACCAAAggggaaccaaaaaaaaatcacatgaaaGACTAGGGTTTTTGCAACGCGGGGGCTTTTATCCGCGAGAAGCacccgaaccgccgccgccgcccctcctcctctcttcccccTTCCGCCCTCTCAGccctcgccgacgacgaggaggagaaggcggcggccgcACGCACGCCGCGCGAGAGGGGCAAGCAAagctcggtggtggtggtggggggggggggggcggagcCGCGTCGCGCCCCCGGCGCCTCGGCGCCATCCGCCCCGCCGCGGGCGGGctcaggcggaggaggaggaggaggaggcgaaaccctagcgcggGGGGAGACGAGGTACGCGTCGATGCCTCTCTGTTTCGATTCTCGCGTCTCGTGATGGCGGGTCTCATTCGCGGAGCGGGGAGGGGAATCGAAACCCTAGGTGCGGCGTTCTTGCCATTTTTCGATAGCTGTGCGGTTCAATGAATTCCGAAACCCTAGGTGTCGCGATTGGTGCCATTTCGGCTCGATATATGGTCTTCGTGCGGGGGTATGGGGGATTCAAGGTGTGATCTTGCGGGATGTATTGGGCTCAAGATCGCCTTTTTAGGAGAAGAGTAGGGTCGAATCGCGGATCTGCGTGAATAGGAAAGAACGTCAGCTAGACGGGTGGACGACGTCAGCCAGGCTATGGGGGGTTCGCAGCTAGCCAGGCTGCGGGTCAGAATGAATCGATGATTGTTTGCCATGCTCGAATAGGTTTATTGGGGGTCATGTTTTTGCAAGATCTTGAATCCCCACTTTGTGTATGTGTAAGACTGTAATTAGGTTTCGTGTAAAGAGCCTGACTGGATGGGCAATTTTAGGAGATGTATGATGCATTTTGTGGGTGATGAGTATCACTGGGGATAGGGCTTCGTTAGCCTGCAAACATAATATAAATCAATAATCGATTTAAATCTTTCTGTTTAACCAGGCGACCACCCTTGATTGGTGTATCAGGACCAATACGTACATAGACATTGGAATTGATCTAAAGTGATTTATGCTTTTGAATGAGGTTTGCATCTTAGGGAAGTAACGAGGGTTGCTGATTAAATTTTACTTGTCTAGTTCTATGCTTTAGAAACTTTAGACAGCATAATCCCGATAATGTTATAAACCATAATCTGTATTAGTTCCCTGCATTCATAGTTCGACAACGTGTACTACTAGACGTATTCTTGGCTTTTTGCCATTTTCTCTGGTAGTGGGGTATTAATGGGTCTAGTGACTTGTAAAGCATGATTATCATCCTATTGCTCTTTCTATTTCGAACTTACAGATTGGAATGAGCATAAAGCCATATGTTAGTACTTTAGAATTAATCATTACTTGTACTGTATCTTATTATCCTGTCCTTTGTCCTTAGTAAATTTATAAACACTTACTGTATCTTTTTCGTTCAGTGCTGCTCAGGCCACTTTCAATAGATAAAGAAGTAATATCTTCATCAGTCCTTTCTCAATATAGTTGAGAGCGAGTTTACATGGCTATGATGCCAAGTGATTCATCACATCATGGAATTGTAGAAAATAGCCCATACAGAACTACCCAGGGCAGGAATGAGGAGACTGGTGAACTTGGTGCTTCATGGTATTTCAGTAGAAAGGAAATAGAAGAGAATTCTCCATCCAGGAGGGATGGCATTGATTTGAAGAAAGAGTCTTACCTCCGAAAATCATATTGTACTTTTCTACAAGATTTGGGCATGAGGCTTAAAGTGTAAGATCATAGTTGATTTAACTTATATTTTTCATTGTTGATGTTAACTTGTTCCTTTCAATCATTATTATGATCTTCAATTACCATGATGCATGCATTTCTACTTTATTATTTTCAAAGGATGCTAAACTTAACTGAAGTATATCTATTGTGGTTGTAATTTGTAAGCCGTTAGCTTATTTTTGGTCTGATTTGTTCTAATAAGCTTGATCAATCTATTTACCCCTTTGTTTGGACATCCATGTGAGATCCATTTATGTGTATATAATCAACATAGAAGCAGAAGatgtttttttatctctttcaaATTTATGAGGACCTGGTAATTGTTTGGTTTCGACTTGTTGAATGtgtatattatcaaaatatggaAGCAGAATGTGTGCTTTATATCATTGATTTTAGCCCTTGATTGCCATGCAAATTGTTCTGGTCATGTGAATACTACATATTGTTTAGTTTTTCTTATTTATGGAGTATAATATCATTCTGTCTACTTCCAATCAATGACTGCCTTTTGTTCTGTGGTAGGCCACAAGTCACTATTGCTACAGCTATTGTGTTCTGTCACCGTTTTTACCTTCGTCAGTCCCATGCAAAAAATGATAGACGAGTAAGTACTTTCAATGCTTGGTTCGTTCCTCCTTTTGTGGTTTTATGGATGGCTATTTCTCTTTTAGTTAGTAGCCTTTATATTACAACGACATATTTGCATTTTTTATCTAGTTCTAAAACATGTTTAACAAGAAAATGGTTTCCTTCTGTATGGATAGTAATGTAGGAGCGATGAAAACTGCAATATTTTATAGATATAGAAGTTGTGTCGCGGGGAAGTACATACTTTGACATTTGCATTTTACGATCACAAGAGCTATGGGGACTTCATTACTTAATTTATAGGGACTGAAGTTGTTGTTATTAGTGCAGTTAAAGCGAAAAGTACACTAAGACGCAATAGTATTATATTGCCTCAGGTACAAAGCATTAAAAAGTGTGTGCCTTAGACACATGGAGCACAATataaaaacataaatgtctACCCCTAAGTAGGAAGCTCCATGCCTGATTCTGGCAGCTGACCAAAAACAAACTAATAGTTAAGAAATATATAACGGATAAGGTCCGAGACTAGCAAACTGCAATTCAAGTAGTTTTTGGCTGCTATAATATACATAGCGTGCCACATTAATAAAGTTCTGCTAAGAAGTTAATAACCTAATCCTTCAACAAAAGATGCCCAAAATATGAGTCCTGAATCAAGCTGGCAGAAAAAAAGAAGGCAGCAGGCGTCTGAGCGCCTTGTTCTTAAGCCTAAAGTTGGCTCACCAACGGCATTGTGCTTTAAGCTACTCTAGGTGCTTTAGTTGCGACCCTGCGCTTCGCTTGCTTTTGCATCTAGGCGAGCGCCTTTTGTGCTTTTGACTGCACTGTTTGTTATGAGATAAAAGTACCACATATATTTGATAGTTGTTGGTGGAGGTTACGGATTAATGATCCAGATTAAAGTTGACCAGTGGTTGCCCCATTATCAATCTTCTATGTAGTTAGGAGTTAGGGGAGCATTGGTGAGTGGTGTGAAAAAGTTGTCCCTACTGTAACATTGGAAAATTTTTACATTTCCCAAGGTTTTGCTATAAAATGAACGAGAGAACCAATGTGAATGGAAACCAAGCAAGGATATGATACCGCTAAGGCGGTAAAGCATTTATAAAGCTACCACGGGATTCTCAAACGGAACACCTCAATCTTCTGCGCTATCTGTGTGCAGACCAGCTGGCGAATCTTGAATGCTTTTAGCCATCACATGTATAATACAACACTTTCATATTTGATTTAAGCTAATACACATGAAAGCATTGAAAATCACATGAAAAAGTGGGAGATGCTTCCGGATAATGCCTTAAATGTTGGAATTAACTGGAACAAATATAATGTAGAACTTGCTATGTCTATAGTATTGTAGTGTCAAAAGCTCAGAGCTATAACCAGAAAGAGAAATGAATACAAATTCTTACTGCCAATGGAAAGAGACAGTATTGTAGTGCATGTGAGTTTGTTTTACTTGTCCTGAGATTGTTTAGTATTTTGTACCATGTATCAAACGAAATAATTTTCTATTCTCATTTTCCTTGCATTCTCGTGTCGCAAACTTTTGATTGCATGATCTTAATTTTACTCCTATGTTAAGTGTTGTCCTATAGATCTGTACCTGTTTGAAGAGAGAACTTATAATTTGTACTGACCGTTCTTACAGACAATTGCCACAGTTTGCATGTTCTTGGCTGGAAAAGTTGAAGAGACGCCTAGGCCTTTGAAAGATGTTATTCTGGTTTCTTATGAGATTATTCATAAAAAGGATCCTGCTGCTGGTCAGAGAATCAAGCAGAAGGTAACAATAAACTAGATGCTTCTTTTGCTATATACTTTAATTTTAtgaatttgttttctttcttgcaaaaaaaaatccctctGATCTGCATTTGGCAGCAGGACCATCCGTTTTGCCTGATATTTAGTTTTCTTTGATGTTCTAAGTATTTTGACTGTTCAATTTCCTGGTAAACATTACTGGCTATATTGGCAACTATTACCCATcgcctttttgatttttttgCGGCATTTTTGAATCCTAGAATTTATCTAATGGAAGAATCAAGAATGTGAGGTTAAATTACATGTAAACAAATTTCAACATCTGACAGTTATTCATTGTATTATATCATGTTGGTTGTGATTAAGTTAACCATCAAGGCATCTGCCTGTGATAATTACTTCCGTCCTGGTTTTACTGCGtgcatatgtaaaaaaaaatggaagtaaATAGTCACCATTGTATGCTTCTATTCTCAGCTAATGCTTCTTGAAAACAATCCAAGGCTAGCATATAGGGTTATAGCGTTTATGACTCCTGATAGTAGTATAGGCTTTTTCCCTGCACGTGATATTTCCTGCTTTGGGAGATTGTCTGGACGGAGTTATTTTTCTTCCTGCACCAGGCAATGATTTCCACTGGGATGCTTTAATGAATGGTCTGTAATTGTCTCTGCAGGAAGTATATGATCAACAAAAAGAACTTATTTTACTTGCGGAGCGAGTTGTACTTGCAACTCTTGGGTTTGATTTGAATGTGCATCATCCATACAAGCCTTTGGTTGAAGCAATAAGAAAATTTAAAGTTGCTCAAAATGCGCTTGCTCAGGTTGCATGGAATTTTGTCAATGATGGGTATGCTATTGATACCCTTATTATCTTTAGAGATATCACTCAATCATGTATATAACACGTTAAAAAGGGCGTATATTGTACAGGCTGCGTACTTCGCTTTGCCTGCAGTTCAAGCCTCATCATATTGCAGCAGGTGCTATCTTTTTGGCTGCTAAATTTCTCAAAGTGAAGCTTCCATCTGATGGTGAGAAGGTTTGGTGGCAGGAGTTTGATGTGACTCCAAGACAGCTGGAAGGTTGGTGCCTAGATAATGTTGTGTTCTATACTTCTATCTGGTCCATATGACGGTTTACAACAATCTCCTGAGTTTTAAAccgcatattttttttaacgagCATGTTGACTAGGTTGCTTTGGTACCTTACTGCTGGCTGCTGAAGCAGTTAATGTTGCGCTGCAgcttatttaaattttgtatacTAGTTGAAGCAATGGAGAATCTGTTCTGATGCATTAGTTTATTACTCTATTCATCAACAGATTTCATTCCTGGATTTTGCACAAAAATTAATATACATCTAGAAAAGAACACATTGTTCCTTAGGTTTGTTATGGATTTAGAATGGTCTATTTTATTAGTCCATGCCTCCATAGTAGTACTAGGAAATAGAAATTAATCATCAGAAGAGCAGGGAATATAAGTCTAAAGTATTCAGCATCATCTTGCAATCATCAGATGCTATGTTTGGTCATGGTTTGTAGAAATACTTTTCACACTACGCGGCTTCCTTTTTGATAATCCTCTGTTTCAGAAAAGTACATATTTGTATTCAACTTGTGCAGATTTTCGATTTTAAATTTCACATCGTCAGCTGTCCTTTTTCTAAAAGGTTTACACCCCGTTGTTTTCTACATTAACTTTCTGCAACATTCTGGGGGGATGGGTTAAGACTGACATACCGTCATACACAAGGTTTTTCAAAGAAAGGCAAGGACAAAAAAGTTCACAAGAATTTGGCCAGGTAccaaaaaatattaattttttctGGGTACCAAGTAGTAATACCACAACTTGGGCTAAAACTTCTTACCTATACCATTTCATCATTTTTGCCCTTCTTTCTTCTCCCCTCTTCATCCCCTCACTGATTCTGGGAATGATGTACCTGGAGCAAAGCATGTGGCCTGCTGAGGCTGATGCTGTCTGAGGTCTACACTGTGGCCTGCAGCACTGAGGTGCTGGTTTCCATCCTGACCTCTGGCACGACCATCTTGGCATTGCTCTCTGTGTGATGCCATGCTCAGATCCTCGCCTCTTTACTGATCTGCTATGCCCTGCTTTGAACAGATAATTGGTTGCTTGCGAAAGGCTTGATTTACGTAGTGGATTAATTCGTAGTGGGTGTTGGTGGAATAGTAATTGTGCCTTTCATTAGCATGTTCTTGTTTTCTTATTTTCTGCTGTATTGATTGAAATTTGGGTCATAATGTGGAGCTTATGTAGTAGTCTTTCTAATGAATTACTAGCATACAGATTCTCAGATCTTTGTTATTACTATTTGTATGTTCTACCTTCTAAAGGGAGCTATTAAAAATCTCTCCATGGGTATGTGTGATTTCATAAATAGTTCACGTGGTTTCATAAGCACACGCTTTCAATTGCAATCTGTCTAATCAAAGCATCTGGTTGGTTAGGATCTGAGGGTTTATGTGCTAATTGTGTTCGATCTGATGGCTAGAATTTTTGGGGTCAGTTGGCATAAGCACTGCATTAGGGGTCAATTTTAGAGTTCACAAGGGTTTATCTTCATACCTTGGCCTGCTGATGTGCAATGGTTAACTGAACTGGCTGAATGCACTTATTTTTCTTAGTGGGGACCTGCCAAACTATATATTAAGTATAAACATTACAATGAAAGCTGACCAGGATACACAGAAATTCTGGAAAAGCCTAATTGTGGCCAGTTTTCGAAAATTTGATAGGGTCCAGAAACCGGTTTCTTTTGGTCGTGTCATCTTGCGCAACCTGATTTGTGCTTGCTAAGTTGCTATGAGCAATCCAAATTTACATTGACTAGGTGCTGTATATTTTAAGTCTTTTTATTCTTGTTGCACTAGTTATACTTATTTAACTTTTTGATAATACAATTTGATCATGACACATTCCTTTCTGGGTTCTTGTTAAATCAGATAATAATGCATGTCTCCCTTGATTGCAGAAGTTAGCAATCAAATGTTGGAGCTGTATGAGCAAAACTGTGCAGCACAGGCACAACCGTCCCATGGAAATGAAGCTGAAGGGAGCTCTGCTAGTGTTCCTAATCAGCGAGTCTCTGTAAAATCCGAGGAAACACCTCTTCCTCACCAGTCGAAACAGTCAAGTTCACAGCATTCAACAGGTGCTCCAAGTCATCATGGTGTCGAGCACTCAAATCTAGAAAAGCAAACTGTGGACCAGAAAATGCTTCAAAATGACAATGGTGACCATGGGAGCAACAAAACAAGAAGCAATCAGAGTGGAAGTAGAGTTGATTTTGGTGCCAACGATGGTTTACATCATGACAAACAGTCCATGACAGAAAATAAGAATCTTCCATCACATGGCAACTCCAGTGAAATCAGAGATGTCAACCGCAATGGCAATGATGGTACGAATGTGACATCCTTGATGGTAAATAAAATTGACAAGGATAAGGTGAAAGCACAAATGGAAAAGCAAAGGAAACTGAAAGGTGATGTTGCTAGGAAGGTAGAGGTaatagatgatgatgatgatcttgAGAGGCAACTAGAACATGACATTGAATTGGCTGTTGAGGATAATAAGATAAAGCAGGAGAGGAAGCAGAGTTCCCCTCATGTTATGCATCGGGGGGATCATAGAAATGCTGATCAAGTTACAGGCAATGGGCACCTTGGCAAGCAGAATACACCAGAGACTGCTCAAGATGCCCCAATGGACGACATTAAAGAACAGCGCAATTCCCATGGCTCAAAGCACCATGACAGTCATGATACTGCTCATGAGCGAGGTGAAAGAGACTATAAAAGGCCTCGGCCTGAAGGTTAGTTTTGATGACATTGAGAGATCATTTGTGATTTTGAGCGATGTGCTGGAAAGTGAGCACTTGGCTTGGAACTTAACATATTAAGATCAGCATATGTTACTCGAACATATGCATTTTCTGCCTGAGATCGCTGCCATGTGACATCAAAGTGGGCATATGCTGTGGAGTGACAGGCATAAGGATGCTCATGTTTTTACCCAGCTGTATACAACCTCGCAACTGACTGCAACGGGTGTTTTGCCCTCGATTTGTACTGGGGGACAGTTTGGGAAGAAACTCATGATGATAAAATCTGTGTTTCAACAAGTATTGGAGTAAATACACTGGAGAAAGCCTCTAGTTCCATTTGCGTTgagttctttctttctttttttgtttttaggcGAATTTTCAGCGACGTTCCGTAGATTAGCTAGGGTTCAACTTTGTCCACTAGATGAATTGAATATGCTTTTGCAGGCTGTCTGCCCCTTAACTAGCTCGAGAAGTTGGCATTGGTTCATAACTTTGAAATATTTTAGCTTGTTCAGGTGGCGGTTTCTTCCCAACATTGAACCTGGATTCTCGAATGGAATGGCGTTCAAATGTTCTATCGAACTATGTGCATGGGGTGCAGTTAATGAAA
This genomic window from Oryza sativa Japonica Group chromosome 12, ASM3414082v1 contains:
- the LOC4352229 gene encoding cyclin-T1-4; translation: MAMMPSDSSHHGIVENSPYRTTQGRNEETGELGASWYFSRKEIEENSPSRRDGIDLKKESYLRKSYCTFLQDLGMRLKVPQVTIATAIVFCHRFYLRQSHAKNDRRTIATVCMFLAGKVEETPRPLKDVILVSYEIIHKKDPAAGQRIKQKEVYDQQKELILLAERVVLATLGFDLNVHHPYKPLVEAIRKFKVAQNALAQVAWNFVNDGLRTSLCLQFKPHHIAAGAIFLAAKFLKVKLPSDGEKVWWQEFDVTPRQLEEVSNQMLELYEQNCAAQAQPSHGNEAEGSSASVPNQRVSVKSEETPLPHQSKQSSSQHSTGAPSHHGVEHSNLEKQTVDQKMLQNDNGDHGSNKTRSNQSGSRVDFGANDGLHHDKQSMTENKNLPSHGNSSEIRDVNRNGNDGTNVTSLMVNKIDKDKVKAQMEKQRKLKGDVARKVEVIDDDDDLERQLEHDIELAVEDNKIKQERKQSSPHVMHRGDHRNADQVTGNGHLGKQNTPETAQDAPMDDIKEQRNSHGSKHHDSHDTAHERGERDYKRPRPEG